The genomic window CTAAACCCCTTATTTCGAAATCATTGttttgctctttcttttgattcgAATTCGACAGAACAGCTCTTTTAAGTTATTCATAAACCTTGTGTTTGAGTTTTGGTCCATCGAGTATATGGGTCGTGGCTCAGTAACATCGCTCGCTCCTGGGTTTCGTTTTCATCCCACAGACGAAGAACTCGTTCGTTACTATCTGAAACGAAAGATCTGCAATAAACCTTTTAAGTTCGATGCTATCTCTGTTACCGATGTATACAAATCTGAGCCTTGGGATCTCCCAGGTCAGTTCTTCAATATGTTGATGATTTGATCGATATTGTATAGGAACCGATGATAGAATTTGAATTctgttttgtattttggtgGGAAATAGACAAGTCGAGGCTGAAAAGTAGAGACTTGGAGTGGTACTTCTTCAGTATGCTTGATAAGAAGTATAGAAATGGATCAAAGACGAATCGTGCGACTGAGATGGGATATTGGAAGACTACAGGGAAAGATCGAGAGATTCTTAATGGTTCAAAAGTCGTTgggatgaagaagactcttgTTTATCACAAAGGTCGAGCTCCTCGTGGCGAAAGAACCAATTGGGTTATGCATGAGTATCGGTTGGTTGATCAAGACCTTGATAAAACTGGTGTTCACCAAGTAAGACTTTGATCTTTTTGAGTTCCTTGTTGTTTAATGGGATTTGTGTTGTTGACTTTGTTGTGGAATTGTGGGAAGGATGCGTTTGTGCTTTGTAGGATTTTTCAGAAGAGTGGCTCCGGACCTAAAAATGGAGAGCAGTACGGTGCTCCGTTTGTTGAGGAGGAgtgggaggaggaggatgataTGACATTTGTACCTGACCAAGAAGATCTTGGAAGTGAAGATCATGTTTATGTCCATATGGATGACATTGATCAGGTTTGTGTTCTAGTATTTGATATCTCTTGATTAGCTTTTGGTCGAATGTTGTGTTCCTTTGTATTCATTGAGGAATGAAAGAAGCTTGTGAAAATCTCTCCTTCTCATTCCCTGATTTGGTCAGAGTTCCATCTAGGCTGTTTATTATGTTCTTCTAATTTTATGATTCGAATTTTATATCTTGCAGAAGTCTGAAAACTTTGTGGTCTATGATGCCATTCCTATTCCGTTAAACTTTATTCACGGGGAGTCGAGCAATAATGTTGAAACAAACTACTCAGACTCCATAAACTATATACAACAAACAGGAAACTATATGGACTCTGGTGGCTACTTTGAGCAACCAGCAGAATCTTATGAGAAAGATCAGAAGCCTATCATCCGTGACCGTGATGGTAGCCTTCAAAATGAAGGAATTGGATGTGGGGTCCAGGACAAGCACTCGGAAACTTTGCAATCTTCTGACAACATCTTTGGGACTGATACATCATGCTACAATGATTTTCCAGTTGAGAGCAACTATTTGATTGGTGAGGCGTTTCTGGATCCGAACAGTAATCTTCTGGAGAATGATGGTCTGTACCTGGAAACAAATGATCTCAGTAGTACTCAGCAAGATGGTTTCGACTTTGAAGATTATCTTACCTTCTTTGATGAAACTTTTGATCCTTCGCAACTGATGGGAAATGAAGATGTTTTTTTCGATCAAGAAGAGCTCTTTCAAGAGGTATAAAACTTTCTATTTCCACttgcttttgtttcctttattttttaactcaCGTTTCAACCAATAGGTTGAGACTAAGGAACTAGAGAAAGAGGAGACTTCAAGAAGCAAACATGTGGtggaagaaaaggaaaaggatgAAGCATCTTGTTCAAAACAAGTTGATGCAGATGCAACAGAGTTTGAGCCAGGTAAAGAATTATGTTACCACAATCAGACTTTACCCCCATTTGTTAATAGGTGTGACGTGTTCTGTTTAGATGATGGATCAATTTCTGAAAATGCAGATTACAAGTACCCGTTACTAAAGAAGGCAAGCCACATGTTGGGTGCTATTCCTGCTCCGCTTGCAAATGCTTCTGAGTTCCCTACAAAGGATGCAGCTATCCGGTTACACGCAGCACAATCATCAGGTTCAGTTCATGTAACCGCAGGTATGATCACGATATCAGACAGCAACATGGGCTGGTCATACGGCAAAAACGAGAACCTTGACTTGATCCTTTCTTTGGGGTTGGTCCAAGGGAATACCGCCCCCGAAAAATCAGGGAATAGTTCAGCATGGGCAATGTTAATATTCATGTGTTTCTGGGTTCTTCTACTCTCAGTTAGTTTCAAAGTGAGCATTTTGGTCTCTTCCAGGTGATAGGTAACCCTTTCTTGTTCAAACAAGACTTTTGTGTTTGTACATTGATATAGATGAACTTGCAGTGTTCAATGTTTTATTCTCTAATAATATTGAATAAACCCCATATTCTATCATGGTTGACACCCCAAAAAATCGCATTTTATGtcacaaatacaaaatattgtaTAAGTATGTTCGAATCGGGttcttaatttgattttagtttggattcttttcttctattgttttaaGTAGATTAGCTTGTCTGTGGAGGACCACCAATATATGAACGAACTACGGTTAACAGAAATAAAATCCATTGtaattgttacaaaatttaaattttaaaatcagagAGTAACAACAAGACAACTCCCAATGATCAAACCCCCTTCAAGCAAAAGATCGCAACACTCGACCTTTCCCCaaatctctccttcttcacgCCTCTCCACAGTAATCTCCGCACACCATAATTCTCTTTTCTGAAAAGAAGCGTCGTCATCGTATTCCAATACCACTATCAAAAAAAGTATCAACATTTTACCGCGACTAACAATGTATGACTCATCACCACCTAAGGGAAGTTTTTCAAGACCCTTCACCACCCCCCAGGTTCTTTGCTTGGGATCATATgttcttaaaatatatttatggcGATCGTAGACGTACAATATGTTTCCCATAACACATTCATTGTCGAACAAATGATAATGCTTGATCTCCTCCTTGTCCATTAATATATCTTCCATTAGTTTGTGATCGCAGTTATTCTCAAAACTGCTGGGGCCCCTACCTGCAGACCCAAGTACGACGATTAGAGGGATGTTGTTTTAGTGACTACCGGGACCAACATAAATAGGGATCCTTGGGTGTA from Arabidopsis thaliana chromosome 3, partial sequence includes these protein-coding regions:
- the NAC053 gene encoding NAC domain containing protein 53; translation: MGFVLLTLLWNCGKDAFVLCRIFQKSGSGPKNGEQYGAPFVEEEWEEEDDMTFVPDQEDLGSEDHVYVHMDDIDQKSENFVVYDAIPIPLNFIHGESSNNVETNYSDSINYIQQTGNYMDSGGYFEQPAESYEKDQKPIIRDRDGSLQNEGIGCGVQDKHSETLQSSDNIFGTDTSCYNDFPVESNYLIGEAFLDPNSNLLENDGLYLETNDLSSTQQDGFDFEDYLTFFDETFDPSQLMGNEDVFFDQEELFQEVETKELEKEETSRSKHVVEEKEKDEASCSKQVDADATEFEPDYKYPLLKKASHMLGAIPAPLANASEFPTKDAAIRLHAAQSSGSVHVTAGMITISDSNMGWSYGKNENLDLILSLGLVQGNTAPEKSGNSSAWAMLIFMCFWVLLLSVSFKVSILVSSR
- the NAC053 gene encoding NAC domain containing protein 53 (NAC domain containing protein 53 (NAC053); FUNCTIONS IN: sequence-specific DNA binding transcription factor activity; INVOLVED IN: multicellular organismal development, regulation of transcription; LOCATED IN: cellular_component unknown; EXPRESSED IN: 22 plant structures; EXPRESSED DURING: 13 growth stages; CONTAINS InterPro DOMAIN/s: No apical meristem (NAM) protein (InterPro:IPR003441); BEST Arabidopsis thaliana protein match is: NAC domain containing protein 2 (TAIR:AT5G04410.1); Has 3039 Blast hits to 3027 proteins in 85 species: Archae - 0; Bacteria - 10; Metazoa - 0; Fungi - 7; Plants - 3017; Viruses - 0; Other Eukaryotes - 5 (source: NCBI BLink).) is translated as MGRGSVTSLAPGFRFHPTDEELVRYYLKRKICNKPFKFDAISVTDVYKSEPWDLPDKSRLKSRDLEWYFFSMLDKKYRNGSKTNRATEMGYWKTTGKDREILNGSKVVGMKKTLVYHKGRAPRGERTNWVMHEYRLVDQDLDKTGVHQDAFVLCRIFQKSGSGPKNGEQYGAPFVEEEWEEEDDMTFVPDQEDLGSEDHVYVHMDDIDQKSENFVVYDAIPIPLNFIHGESSNNVETNYSDSINYIQQTGNYMDSGGYFEQPAESYEKDQKPIIRDRDGSLQNEGIGCGVQDKHSETLQSSDNIFGTDTSCYNDFPVESNYLIGEAFLDPNSNLLENDGLYLETNDLSSTQQDGFDFEDYLTFFDETFDPSQLMGNEDVFFDQEELFQEVETKELEKEETSRSKHVVEEKEKDEASCSKQVDADATEFEPDYKYPLLKKASHMLGAIPAPLANASEFPTKDAAIRLHAAQSSGSVHVTAGMITISDSNMGWSYGKNENLDLILSLGLVQGNTAPEKSGNSSAWAMLIFMCFWVLLLSVSFKVSILVSSR